One genomic region from Burkholderia latens encodes:
- the metF gene encoding methylenetetrahydrofolate reductase [NAD(P)H], with the protein MKPIELSFEFFPPKTAEGVEKLRATRAQLLPLKPKFVSVTFGAGGSTQQGTLDTVLDMQKDGLEAAPHLSCIGSSRDSLRAILDQYRSHGIRHIVALRGDLPSGMGEVGELRYASELVSFIRAQHGDWFHIEVAGYPEYHPQSRSPKADLENFARKVKAGANSAITQYFFNADAYFRFVDDARKLGVDVPIVPGIMPITNFSQLMRFSDMCGAEVPRWVARRLESFGDDRDAIRAFGADVVTSLCQRLIDAGVPGLHFYTLNAASATRTICERLSM; encoded by the coding sequence ATGAAACCGATCGAACTTTCGTTTGAATTCTTCCCGCCGAAGACGGCGGAGGGCGTCGAGAAGCTGCGGGCCACGCGCGCGCAGCTGCTGCCGCTGAAGCCGAAATTCGTCTCCGTGACGTTCGGCGCCGGCGGCTCGACGCAGCAAGGCACGCTCGACACCGTGCTCGACATGCAGAAGGACGGCCTCGAGGCCGCGCCGCACCTGTCGTGCATCGGCTCGTCGCGCGACAGCCTGCGTGCGATCCTCGACCAGTACCGCTCGCACGGAATCCGGCACATCGTCGCGCTGCGCGGCGATCTGCCGTCGGGGATGGGCGAGGTCGGCGAGCTGCGCTACGCGTCCGAGCTCGTCAGCTTCATCCGCGCGCAGCATGGCGACTGGTTCCACATCGAAGTCGCAGGCTATCCCGAGTACCACCCGCAATCGCGTTCGCCGAAAGCCGATCTTGAGAACTTCGCGCGCAAGGTGAAAGCCGGCGCGAATTCCGCGATCACGCAGTACTTTTTCAATGCGGACGCGTATTTCCGCTTCGTCGACGATGCGCGCAAGCTCGGCGTCGACGTGCCGATCGTGCCGGGCATCATGCCGATCACGAACTTCTCGCAGCTGATGCGCTTTTCCGACATGTGCGGCGCGGAAGTGCCGCGCTGGGTCGCGCGCCGGCTCGAGAGCTTCGGCGACGATCGCGACGCGATCCGCGCGTTCGGCGCGGACGTCGTTACGAGCCTGTGCCAGCGCCTGATCGACGCGGGCGTGCCGGGGCTGCATTTCTACACGCTGAACGCGGCGTCCGCGACGCGGACCATCTGCGAACGGCTGTCGATGTAA
- a CDS encoding phage holin family protein, with protein MSVILTWVINALALLIITYLVPSIHIKSFGTALIIAVVLGLINTVIRPVLILLTLPVTIVTLGVFILVVNALCFWFASSLLKGFEVSGFWSAFFGSILYSIVSWLLSALIFGQRDIG; from the coding sequence ATGAGCGTCATTCTCACCTGGGTCATCAACGCCCTCGCGCTGCTGATCATCACGTACCTCGTGCCGTCGATCCACATCAAGAGCTTCGGCACCGCGCTGATCATCGCGGTCGTGCTCGGCCTGATCAACACGGTGATCCGTCCGGTGCTGATCCTGCTGACGCTGCCCGTCACGATCGTCACGCTCGGCGTATTCATCCTCGTCGTGAACGCGCTGTGTTTCTGGTTCGCGTCGTCGCTGCTGAAGGGTTTCGAGGTGTCCGGTTTCTGGTCCGCGTTCTTCGGTTCGATCCTGTACAGCATCGTGTCGTGGCTGCTGTCCGCGCTGATCTTCGGGCAGCGCGACATCGGCTGA
- the ahcY gene encoding adenosylhomocysteinase, whose protein sequence is MNAIIDSKVSNDYVVADMALAGWGRKELNIAETEMPGLVQIRDEYKAQQPLKGARIAGSLHMTIQTGVLIETLKALGADVRWASCNIFSTQDHAAAAIVEAGTPVFAFKGESLDEYWEFSHRIFEWPNGEFANMILDDGGDATLLLILGSKAEKDRSVIAKPTNEEEVALYKSIAKHLDIDANWYSKRLAHIKGVTEETTTGVHRLYQMEKDGRLPFPAFNVNDSVTKSKFDNLYGCRESLVDGIKRATDVMIAGKVAVVAGYGDVGKGCAQSLRGLGATVWVTEIDPICALQAAMEGYRVVTMEYAADKADIFVTATGNYHVINHDHMKAMRHNAIVCNIGHFDSEIDVASTRQYQWENIKPQVDHIIFPDGKRIILLAEGRLVNLGCATGHPSFVMSNSFANQTLAQIELFTRGDQYENKVYVLPKHLDEKVARLHLARIGANLSVLSDEQAAYIGVQKDGPFKPNHYRY, encoded by the coding sequence ATGAACGCCATTATCGATTCCAAGGTTTCCAACGATTACGTCGTCGCCGACATGGCGCTTGCAGGCTGGGGCCGCAAGGAGCTGAACATCGCCGAGACCGAAATGCCGGGCCTCGTGCAGATCCGCGACGAATACAAGGCGCAGCAGCCGCTGAAGGGCGCGCGCATCGCCGGTTCGCTGCACATGACGATCCAGACCGGCGTGCTGATCGAGACGCTGAAGGCGCTCGGCGCGGACGTGCGCTGGGCATCGTGCAACATCTTCTCGACGCAGGACCACGCCGCTGCCGCGATCGTCGAAGCCGGCACGCCGGTGTTCGCGTTCAAGGGCGAGTCGCTCGACGAATACTGGGAGTTCTCGCACCGCATCTTCGAATGGCCGAACGGCGAATTCGCGAACATGATCCTGGACGACGGCGGCGACGCAACGCTGCTGCTGATTCTCGGCTCGAAGGCCGAGAAGGACCGTTCGGTGATCGCGAAGCCGACCAACGAAGAAGAAGTCGCGCTGTACAAGTCGATCGCGAAGCACCTCGACATCGACGCGAACTGGTATTCGAAGCGCCTCGCGCACATCAAGGGCGTGACCGAGGAAACGACGACCGGCGTGCACCGCCTGTACCAGATGGAAAAGGACGGCCGCCTGCCGTTCCCGGCGTTCAACGTGAACGACTCGGTCACGAAATCGAAGTTCGACAACCTGTACGGCTGCCGCGAGTCGCTCGTCGACGGCATCAAGCGCGCGACCGACGTGATGATCGCGGGCAAGGTTGCGGTCGTCGCCGGCTACGGCGACGTGGGCAAGGGCTGCGCGCAATCGCTGCGCGGCCTCGGCGCGACCGTGTGGGTCACCGAAATCGATCCGATCTGCGCGCTGCAGGCGGCAATGGAAGGCTACCGCGTCGTGACGATGGAATATGCGGCCGACAAGGCCGACATCTTCGTGACGGCGACCGGCAACTACCACGTGATCAACCACGATCACATGAAGGCGATGCGCCACAACGCGATCGTCTGCAACATCGGTCACTTCGATTCGGAAATCGACGTCGCGTCGACCCGCCAGTACCAGTGGGAAAACATCAAGCCGCAGGTCGACCACATCATCTTCCCGGACGGCAAGCGCATCATCCTGCTGGCGGAAGGCCGCCTCGTGAACCTCGGCTGCGCGACGGGCCACCCGTCGTTCGTGATGTCGAACTCGTTCGCGAACCAGACGCTCGCGCAGATCGAACTCTTCACGCGCGGCGACCAGTACGAGAACAAGGTGTACGTGCTGCCGAAGCATCTCGATGAAAAGGTTGCGCGCCTGCACCTCGCGCGCATCGGCGCGAACCTGTCCGTGCTGTCCGACGAGCAGGCCGCGTACATCGGCGTGCAGAAGGACGGCCCGTTCAAGCCGAACCACTACCGCTACTGA
- a CDS encoding RNA polymerase sigma factor FliA, with protein sequence MMYNAQGKMTQADVLAQYAPLVRRLGLQLVAKMPASVDLDDLIQAGMIGLMDAAGRYKEDQGAQFETYATQRIRGAMLDELRSNDWLPRSLRKTSREVEYAVHQVEQQLGRSASEAEIAEHLKMPLDEYQGMLQDLHGSQLIYYEDFDRAADDEPFLDRYRVDHADPLSALLDEHLREALVEAIDRLPEREKLLMSLYYERGLNLREIGAVLEVSESRVCQLHSQAVARLRARLREQAWVGAEN encoded by the coding sequence ATGATGTACAACGCTCAGGGAAAGATGACCCAGGCCGACGTGCTCGCCCAATACGCGCCGCTCGTGCGGCGTCTCGGGCTGCAGCTCGTCGCGAAGATGCCGGCGAGCGTCGACCTCGACGACCTGATCCAGGCCGGCATGATCGGCCTGATGGACGCGGCCGGCCGCTACAAGGAAGACCAGGGCGCGCAGTTCGAGACCTACGCGACGCAGCGCATCCGCGGCGCGATGCTCGACGAGCTGCGCAGCAACGACTGGCTGCCGCGCAGCCTGCGCAAGACGTCGCGCGAGGTCGAGTACGCGGTGCACCAGGTCGAGCAGCAGCTCGGCCGTTCGGCGAGCGAGGCCGAGATCGCCGAGCATCTGAAGATGCCGCTCGACGAATACCAGGGGATGCTGCAGGACCTGCACGGCAGCCAGCTGATCTACTACGAGGATTTCGATCGCGCGGCCGACGACGAGCCGTTTCTCGACCGCTACCGCGTCGATCACGCCGATCCGTTGTCGGCGCTGCTCGACGAGCATCTGCGCGAGGCGCTCGTCGAGGCGATCGACCGGCTGCCCGAGCGCGAGAAACTGCTGATGTCGCTGTACTACGAGCGCGGGCTGAACCTGCGCGAGATCGGCGCGGTGCTCGAGGTCAGCGAGTCGCGCGTGTGCCAGCTGCACAGCCAGGCGGTCGCGCGTCTGCGCGCGCGGCTGCGCGAACAGGCGTGGGTCGGCGCGGAGAACTGA
- a CDS encoding MinD/ParA family ATP-binding protein, giving the protein MDKRIIDQAEGLRRLLAGRASRIVAVTGGPTGVGCTSTVVNVAAALTALGKDVLVVDERADVQSAAATLGGAWLRDGERTRVAAGFGLCAAARLARDGYSDTQLSDFIDGQADIVLVDAQLGADGGFSALAREAHDVLIVTRVAAQAITEAYACMKRLHFAHAIAQFRVLTNHVGSHADAKTAFDNLAGVASRYLTVSIDDAGCVSADPLVEHARDLMHTAVDAFPSSSAARDYRQIAADLLYWPMRPGPGAGRAVHAGGKPSYEAGAAHAA; this is encoded by the coding sequence TTGGATAAACGGATCATCGACCAGGCCGAAGGGCTGCGGCGCCTGCTCGCCGGGCGCGCGTCGCGCATCGTCGCGGTGACGGGCGGGCCGACCGGCGTCGGCTGCACGTCGACCGTCGTCAACGTCGCGGCCGCGCTGACCGCGCTCGGCAAGGACGTGCTCGTCGTCGACGAGCGCGCTGACGTGCAATCGGCCGCGGCGACGCTCGGCGGCGCGTGGCTGCGCGACGGCGAGCGCACGCGGGTGGCGGCCGGCTTCGGGCTGTGCGCGGCTGCGCGGCTTGCACGCGACGGCTACAGCGACACGCAGCTGAGCGACTTCATCGACGGGCAGGCCGACATCGTGCTGGTCGACGCGCAACTCGGCGCGGACGGCGGGTTCTCGGCGCTCGCGCGCGAGGCGCACGACGTGCTGATCGTCACGCGCGTCGCCGCGCAGGCGATCACCGAGGCGTATGCGTGCATGAAGCGCCTGCATTTTGCGCACGCGATCGCGCAGTTCCGCGTGCTGACCAACCACGTCGGCAGTCACGCGGATGCGAAGACCGCGTTCGACAATCTCGCGGGCGTCGCGAGCCGCTACCTGACGGTGTCGATTGACGACGCCGGCTGCGTGAGCGCCGATCCGCTCGTCGAGCATGCGCGCGACCTGATGCATACCGCGGTCGACGCGTTTCCGTCGTCGTCGGCCGCGCGCGATTACCGGCAGATTGCCGCCGACCTGCTGTACTGGCCGATGCGCCCGGGCCCGGGCGCCGGCCGCGCCGTCCATGCGGGCGGCAAGCCGTCTTACGAGGCGGGTGCGGCGCACGCCGCGTGA
- the flhF gene encoding flagellar biosynthesis protein FlhF, with protein sequence MNIRKFTGATSRDALRLVREALGADAVVLSNRTLDDGSVEIVALADSELAAVAPPAAARARTVVPRGTDSVPAAAVPGIVSRPGAVHARPAVNPYAAGEGGLPDVFSSVFGASADTAQPPAEPSSFDTDTDAHTETDARAHAHAAAHASPSPATPPAAASEPAPWLVEHAKRLTQQREALIARAQAAAAAPQAPVRAQQGAASATPPGWARDIVRDAERRMPAAAAARATETSTAKPGERTRLSADAAAAVADAVNARIEQIVTGTVMNELGAMRGMMEEQFDSLMWHDRQRRSPVHGALGKHLFSAGFSAQLVRMLVDNLPSGDGAQTFEQAAEWAQSVLAANLPVLENEDALMERGGVFALMGPTGVGKTTTTAKLAARCVMRFGASKVALLTTDSYRIGGHEQLRIFGKILGVPVHAVKDAGDLELALSELRNKHIVLIDTIGMSQRDRALSDQIAMLHGANAPVQRLLLLNATSHGDTLNEVVQAYRSAAEYPDLAGCILTKLDEATHLGGVLDTVIRYKLPVHYVSTGQKVPENLYVASTRFLLKSAFCVPRDGSPFVPQDEDMPTLLSALTARSTAELHEVRFG encoded by the coding sequence TTGAACATTCGCAAATTCACCGGCGCGACGAGCCGCGACGCGCTTCGTCTCGTGCGAGAGGCGCTGGGCGCCGACGCCGTCGTGCTGTCGAACCGCACGCTCGATGACGGCAGTGTCGAAATCGTCGCGCTTGCCGACTCCGAGCTCGCGGCGGTCGCGCCGCCGGCCGCCGCGCGTGCGCGCACCGTCGTGCCGCGTGGCACGGATTCCGTACCGGCTGCCGCAGTGCCGGGCATCGTGTCGCGTCCGGGTGCCGTGCACGCGCGCCCGGCCGTCAATCCGTATGCGGCCGGCGAAGGCGGGTTGCCCGACGTGTTCTCGTCGGTGTTCGGCGCGAGCGCCGACACCGCTCAGCCGCCCGCGGAACCGTCATCGTTCGACACCGATACGGACGCCCACACCGAAACCGACGCTCGCGCGCATGCCCATGCCGCAGCCCACGCGTCGCCGTCGCCGGCCACGCCGCCGGCCGCGGCTTCCGAACCCGCACCGTGGCTCGTCGAGCACGCGAAGCGCCTGACGCAGCAGCGCGAAGCGCTGATCGCGCGCGCGCAGGCCGCGGCGGCCGCGCCGCAGGCGCCGGTTCGCGCGCAGCAGGGCGCCGCGTCCGCGACGCCGCCCGGCTGGGCGCGCGACATCGTGCGCGACGCCGAGCGCCGGATGCCGGCCGCCGCGGCTGCCCGCGCGACCGAAACGAGCACCGCGAAGCCCGGCGAGCGCACGCGCCTGTCGGCCGACGCCGCCGCCGCGGTGGCCGACGCGGTGAACGCGCGGATCGAGCAGATCGTCACCGGCACGGTGATGAACGAGCTCGGCGCGATGCGCGGGATGATGGAAGAGCAGTTCGACAGCCTGATGTGGCACGACCGGCAGCGCCGCAGCCCGGTGCACGGCGCGCTGGGCAAGCACCTGTTCTCGGCCGGGTTCTCCGCGCAACTGGTGCGCATGCTGGTCGACAACCTGCCTTCCGGCGACGGCGCTCAGACCTTCGAGCAGGCGGCCGAGTGGGCGCAGTCGGTGCTCGCGGCGAACCTGCCGGTGCTCGAAAACGAGGATGCGCTGATGGAGCGCGGCGGCGTGTTCGCGCTGATGGGGCCGACCGGCGTCGGCAAGACCACGACGACCGCGAAGCTCGCCGCGCGCTGCGTGATGCGCTTCGGCGCAAGCAAGGTCGCGCTGCTGACCACCGACAGCTACCGGATCGGCGGCCACGAGCAGCTTCGCATCTTCGGCAAGATTCTCGGCGTGCCCGTGCACGCGGTGAAGGACGCGGGCGATCTCGAACTCGCGCTGTCCGAGCTGCGCAACAAGCACATCGTGCTGATCGACACGATCGGCATGAGCCAGCGCGACCGTGCGCTGTCCGACCAGATCGCGATGCTGCATGGTGCGAACGCGCCGGTGCAGCGCCTGCTGCTGCTCAACGCGACGAGCCACGGCGACACGCTCAACGAGGTCGTCCAGGCGTATCGCAGCGCGGCCGAGTATCCCGATCTCGCCGGCTGCATCCTGACCAAGCTCGACGAGGCGACACATCTCGGCGGCGTGCTCGACACGGTGATCCGCTACAAGCTGCCGGTTCACTACGTGTCGACCGGCCAGAAGGTGCCGGAGAACCTGTACGTCGCGTCGACCCGGTTCCTGCTGAAAAGCGCGTTCTGTGTGCCGCGCGACGGCTCGCCCTTCGTGCCGCAAGACGAGGACATGCCGACGCTGCTCTCCGCACTGACCGCACGTTCCACCGCCGAGCTGCACGAGGTGCGATTTGGATAA